AGGAGGCTGGTGAACATGATGGCGGCCAACACCAGGTTGATGTCCTCCTGGCGCACCGCCTCGAACATCAGCCGCCCGAGCCCCGGGTAGGAGAAGATGATTTCCAGGATCAACGATCCCGAGAACATGCCCGCGAACAGGTCGGCGCTGCCGGTGATGTAGGGATTCAGGGTGTTGCGGAAGGCGTGCACCACGTGGATCCGCGTCTCGCTGATGCCGCGCGAGCGCAGCGCGGTCACGTAGGGCTGGCCGAGCTGATCCAGCATCGTGGCGCGGATGTAGCGCATGGTGCCGCCTACCGCGCCCAGGAACCCTGCTACCAGCGGCAGGGTGATGTGGTGAAGGTAGCTGAACGAGAACCGCAGCGGCGCCTCCCGGTACGGGAAGTCGGGATAGGCGGTGATCGGGAACCAGCCGCTGACCGCGGCGAACAACTGCAGCAGGATCAGCAGCAGGATGCCGGGAAAGGCGTGCAGCAGCAGCGCGGTGAAGGACGCCCCCAGGTCCACCCGGGTGCCCACCTTGGAGGAGAAGTAGAGGGCGGTGGAAAACGACGCCAGGGTAAGGAAAACCAGCGAGATCAGGTTGAGAATGATCGTATTGACCATGCGCGACTGGATCAGGAACAGGATCGGTGCGCGCGACACCAGCGAGCGGCCCAGGTCGCGTTCCACCACCACCTGGTACAGCCAGCGCGCGTACTGGGCGTAGAACGGCAGGTCCAGGCCCAGGCGCGCCTTGG
The genomic region above belongs to Spirochaetaceae bacterium and contains:
- a CDS encoding ABC transporter permease → MRNSRRLSPPARRPAAAGRRRFPLLFFLATRLASLVGILLVLGLAVFGLMKLAPGDMVENYIRAQLLMSADRQADNVYTEEQIAAAKARLGLDLPFYAQYARWLYQVVVERDLGRSLVSRAPILFLIQSRMVNTIILNLISLVFLTLASFSTALYFSSKVGTRVDLGASFTALLLHAFPGILLLILLQLFAAVSGWFPITAYPDFPYREAPLRFSFSYLHHITLPLVAGFLGAVGGTMRYIRATMLDQLGQPYVTALRSRGISETRIHVVHAFRNTLNPYITGSADLFAGMFSGSLILEIIFSYPGLGRLMFEAVRQEDINLVLAAIMFTSLLVLVGMIAADVLLAVIDPRIRYSGSGDG